In the genome of Scylla paramamosain isolate STU-SP2022 chromosome 2, ASM3559412v1, whole genome shotgun sequence, the window tctctcttctctctctctctctctctctctctctctctcatctctctcctctctctctctctctctctctctcttgcttgttttccctatttttctttttttttcttatgtacattctcatttttttttcattcattccgcCATCCATCGATCTCCTTCCTCATATTTCTGCTATTTTTATCgccctttttcatttttttccctgcttCCTACCACTCCCTTACATCTTGCTACTTAatatccctcttctctttccttgcccAGTGCTTCATAATGCTTCCACTGCTTCCTCCCACCCATTTACTCCTCCATTCAAGGCCtctatctctatttctcccCGTGTCTTGTGTTTCAGACAGCTTCCATTCACTCCTATATTCTCTCCTGCcctccagacaccaccaccGTCGAGGGAGAGGTGCCTGAATCAGAGAGAAACAGTAACATGGTCTTCTTCACCCGCAGTGTTGTGGCTGCTCTGAActccggtgagagagagagagagagagagagagagagagagagagagagagagagaggagagagagagagagagagagagagagagagattttcgtggatcagttttttttttcgtggatcagtttttttaatgtttgcgtgtgtttgtatttttgagtttgctTCTTTTgtctggatgtgtgtgtgtgtgtgtgtgtgtgtgtgtgtgtgtgtgtgtgtgtgtgtgtgtgtgtgtgtgcgcgcataaAAACCCCTTTGTACTTTAAATGAGAACGcgagcgcacgcacacacacacacacacacacacacacacacacacacacacacacacacacacacacacacacacacacactgacatttCATTCAATTCATAAGCATTTTATGctattaataatatttaaacCATTATCAATTGTGAGAATCAACTTTTCAGATTGACGAGTGGCCAATATAACACTAGAGATAACGACAATAATGTGCAATGCCCAAAGTTTAACATGACCAGCTTTAGAAAGAGTTTCAGATATTGTTCCTCAGATAAAGAAGTCTTTGCCCACCGATATTAGAAACGTAGTTTTTACCAACATCATCAGTAAGtttaaaatgaaaactaaaagcACATTTTCATGTAGTACAGAACCTGTAGGCTATCACATGTTCTCTCCTCATATTCCTTTCTCCATGTTTCCATGTTCTTTACTccatatgtactcgtatgttgaTCAAGTAGCCACTCAGACATGTAAATATAATGGACTGACCACTCTTTATGTAGGTATACTCGTATTTAGCTATTTACATGCTATCATTTCTCATCGTTTATAATTTGTAAATGTTTGTACGATCTGCCTGTATTCCATCCAAGCTGATATAATTGTTCCATGATATCCGTCCGTTAAGGAGCCCTGGCCTGATGGGCAGTGACAGTACTCTTATTCCATAATGCTTACTTGTATTGGACGATGgcaagaaattattatttttttttttactttactttgctttacgctaatcacccccccccccccgcgccAGGCAACAACACGCAACTGGGACGCCATCCTCACGGAGATCAAGGGCCTCAATTTCAACTTCAAGAAATACTTCCACTGTGAGTACTGAGAGGGGTGGCGGCCAAGCTGGAGGGGAAGAGGCAAATGACGAAACAGGAGGGTTTTGTCATTGTAATATCAGTACCTATTGCTGTATCGAtggatgtattattattattattattattattattattattattattattgttattattatttttattattattattattattcgatCATTACCGTTATATAATTAAAATATTAGTTCTTTTCTGTAAATCAATTCGGTTAAACTTACTCTTGTATAATATggcatcctctcccttctcccttcctcctcctctcctttctccgtCTATCCAGCATACAATATATACACCATTtagaatatttatttacttcacgATGATTGCaatgcatttatttttcattaagttctgtttattttgtacttttatCTCCATTACTAAActgttttctgctttctttatcttcacatCAGATTCAGTGCCATACAAGTTCAAATGATAAGAAGGAATTTCGTATTTTTATGAtgatcttatatttttttattccgcTTCAAGGAGCTGCCCAGTGTAGATTGTGTCCTTTTGCAGCGTcccttattttctaatgttttcatggtatttctgtattctttttttctttttcattgtcttcAAAGTTTCATCAGGAGCTGCCCAGTGTACATCGTGTCCCTTTGCAGCCTTCTTGTTTTCTAACGTTTTCATGGTATCCCCCTTCAGTGTCTTAAAAGTCACATCACCATTGCCTAGTATGGGTCAAGTGGTCTTTCAAAgcctttttgttttctaatgttgtcctcctcgtccccttcaGCGGTGGCGTGTCCCGAGCCCTTCATGAACCTGGGCGACGAGTGCTTCAGCTTCCAGCTGGAGGACAAGACGTGGGCGGAGTCACACCAGCGGTGCCTTGAGCTCGGCGGTGACCTAGCCATCCCCAAAAACCTGACTGAAGTGCGACTTTTCATCAACGCAAACTTCCGTAGGTTTCATCTTAGACGGTATTCTCTTTCGATTCactgccccctctctctctctctctctctctctctctctctctctctctctctctctctctctctctctctctctctctctctctctctctctctctctctctctctctctctctctctctctctctctctctctctctctctctgtgtgtgtgtgtgtgtgtgtgtgtgtgtgtgtgtgtgtcctcttatCCTTTActtttgtcttattatttttttttctcatttacttaAAGTTctccatatttcttttttttttttttctagcgtccCATTCGTCTTCCTGACAGActgtcattcctttccttttgcgTTATTCCTTTTATGTATCACAGTAAAGATATACTACAAAAAGTCATACTATGTATTTTCAGCCATGATTGAAATTTTTAATGaatcatacactttttttctttccggtGTTTTGATTATTGAGTGTCGACATCGTCATTTATCTCATTGAAATTACTTTTCTattatattatgtatatatccATTCCTGTAAAGTGTTGTCCTTTCAGCTTCACTCTCCCCCCTCACGTTCCTCACAACACTACATTAGCATCTCATCAATTAAGCCTCATCATCGTGTCAACGTCAAAACACGCCCTTACCAAGACCGTTCCCTCCACGCACACCACTTTGATGTATAATGTGTTGGCGTGCCTTTCTGCATCACCCGCCGCCCTCACATTGCTCACTACATCTCATTACCATCTCATCAGTTAAACCTCATCATCGCTCACAAGTCGAAACACGTCACGAACGAGAGCCCTTCTCCTCACACCGCTGTCTTTCCCTCCCAACAGCCCGTAAGAACCGCAGGAACTTTTGGCTGGGAGGAATTGAGAACAACAAGGTGTGGGAGTGGCTGTCCGGAGACCCTGTCCACCCTGCACTCTGGCACACCAACGAGCCCTCAGGAAACGGCGACTGTCTGGCGATGTTTGATGGGTGGGAGAGGCCACTCAGTGACTTCCCGTGCGAGAACGAGCGACGCTCCATCTGCGAACGCGTCATGCGAAACTAGACAGCGTTCCCCTACTCTTCGTCatattgcttctcctcctcattcctcaaCAGGTGTGTCTTCGAAGGAGTCGAGTTGATAGAAAGCGTGTTCTTGTCCTTTGTCTTGATAGTGTGGTAACAGTACGAGAATAACCTCACTTAGTGGTACAAGTTGTTCTCTACTCTCAAGCACTTATGTAGTGTTAATtaaatgtaatgtaatgcaCCTAGACACCAGAAAGTGTTTTTAGGAAGTACATACTCAAGTGAAATGTTGCTGATgtagttttattagtgttttacaTGGTTATGGCAGTGGTAAACTAGTTGTTGCTGTATTGTGTTAGTAGTGatagtcatgtgtgtgtgtgtgtgtgtgtgtgtgtgtgtgtgtgtgtgtgcgtgcccgGACGCAAAGCATAAACTGTAGCAGCTGAAGCATCTAGACTTGATCTAATAAAACACACGATGCCTATAAACGCAAACAATGAAATTAGATCAGTGACTGCGTCGCCTCAATAACCTTGcctcgtccctctccctccaccaatCCTCCCGCCTGCCatcgtccctttctctctgaGTCCCTCCCCTATATCCCCTCTCCCACTGGCCCATTCCTCCGTCAGGCCCCAAGCATTCAGGCGTCAGCAGTCTCCACAGAACTTGGCTGACACGCCCAAATTGATCACTTCTCTAACTGTGGACACCAATTTGCTTCACACCTGAGCTCCCGCTTGTCCCTGCAGCACAACTTCCTGCGCCCAGTGAGGCCTGAGTGTTGACTGATTTGCTTCTGTTATCAGCGGAAGGCTTCAAATtgctggtgatggcggtggtagaggtggtagtaatggtgctgatgatggtggtaatggggatgttggtggtggtggtggtggtggtggcggcggcagtagtagtggtagtggtggtggtgttgctgccaCGGCGTGAGTCGTCTATTACGTGTTGCAGTCGAAGCATCAAACTCCTGCGTATACCTTGTACTTATTCCCTTCCGTGGATTCCGTGGatttcttcccttcttgatTTCTGTTAGCAAGTTTATTACTTTCTCGAGATGACATGGCAATGGCAGGCTAACTGCTACAGTATGGTCACCCTCTCTAGTTTAATTCTTTACCATGAAATTTAAAGGTCCTTGTTTTATTCAGGTACGAAGTTTGCCCTTCTGTTTTCCTGTTGGTGCAATTtttagagggagaggtggacgGGGAGgaacttcatcttttttttatattttccctcacACGTAGTTAAGTAGACTTTGCGTGGCTCAGCAAATACCCTGCCTTTAAACCAACAAGTATTctagtatttgtcttcctttgcaTTCACGTATTCCTCTTAATACGTGCTTCTTCAGGAGGAATTTGTATTCCTTTCGTGGTGTCACGTTggaaaacataaacaacaaacaccacatgTCTTCAGAGCGCCGGGCGAATGTTGCATTAGTGTATCTCTCGATGCGCCTTtgtcctcctttcatttcctcgtgACATGACGTAGTTGGTGGTTGCGTTGGTCAATTCAACGTTAATATTTAGTCttttatgtattcattattttttttatttttttcagttaggTGATAAAAGggctttcttcttattttcttatttgttttgcgTAGATGtaattttttcacatttattctatctatttatttatttaattattatttatttgttactttgGCTTTTCATTGGCTGTAAGAGATTTCACATGTTTTGattatgattttgtttttgtttatgtttatttcctttttatggaCTTAGGCTTTCCTGTATTTTTGTAgattagagatttttttttctattcttcgttcctatattatttttttctatttattctgtgctttcgtttcttttcttttaacatcAAGTTCCAGCAGCGTTCCGTTTTTAGCACACTGTTACTCATCCCTGTGATATttttgcttttatatatatatatatatatatatatatatatatatatatatatatatatatatatatatatatatatatatatatatatatatatatatatatatatatatatatatacaaataaaataaataaataaaagcaaaaatatcGCAGTGGtgagtaattttattttatttatatatatatatatatatatatatatatatatatatatatatatatatatatatatatatatatatatatatatatatatatatatatatatatggatatatatataaacaaataaaataaataaataaataaataaataaaagcaaaaatatcGCAGGGGTGAGTAACAGTGTGCTAAAAACGGAATGCTGCTGGAacttgatgtaaaaaaaaaaaagaaacgaaagcacagaataaatagaaaaaaataatatggaaacgaagaatagaaaaaaaaatctctaatcTACAAAAATACTGGAAAGCCTAAGtccataaaaaggaaataaacataaacaaaaacaaaagcataaTCAAAACATGTGAAATCTCTTACAGCCAATGAAAAgccaaagtaaataaacaaataaataataaataaataaataaatagatagaataaatgtgaaaaacgtctacacaaaacaaataagaaaataataaaagcccTATTATCacctaaatgaaaaaaaagaaaaaaaatatatatatatatatatatatatatatatatatatatatatatatatatatatatatatatatatatatatatatatatatatatatatatatatatatatatatatatatatatatatatatatatatatatatatgtgtgtgtgtgtgtgtgtgtgtgtgtgtgtgtgtgtgtgtgtggaggggaaggggcgaGCAGGATTCATATTTCGCTTGCTATGATCTGAATAGTTGGGAGCCGTGCGTGCACGGCCGACGGGCGTTAGCTGTTGCCTATTGGCTGTTTCTTAATTCTCGTGCGTCTTCAGTTATCTTTAGTTTCCTGCGTAAGCTTTATCAGGTGAAATGTACTTTTCTGTGCCTGATTTGATTgtttctgtagtttttttttttattcttttgtcatttctttttatttctactctctctctctctctctctctctctctctctctctctctctctctctctctctctctctctctctctctctctctctctctctctctctctctctctctctctctctctcatctacgtGGACATAAACATCGGGGTTCAATGACTAGTAGTGTCGCTTACTACGtcaatttctctttcatttccttcgttATCTTCGTTGTCATACGTCTTTGTCTTGGTTGTCATCCTTATAGTCTGCATTGGTGTCGTCGTAGTCGCTGTCCCAATTGCCTTTGTTAGTGTTGTCGTCGTCATTGTTTTTATTGCAGTTGTTTTCGTCATTGTTGTCGTCGTCGCTCTTTTGTTGTCGTTTTTTTGTCCTCGctgtcgttgtttttgttgtagttaTTGTCGATGTCATCGTCATCGTTAGCAGCGTTGTTGTCTTCATTGTCTTCTTTGTGGTCGTTGTTGTCGTCGCTGTTGTGACTATTGGTActgtcgtcgtcgtccttgtcTTTACTATAAGCTTTGTCGTCGATGTTGTTGTCTACGTAATTGTGGCTTTTGTCCTCCTCgtcgttgttttctttaatgGAGTGGTTGCTGTCGTCGCTGTTGCCTTCATCCTCGTCTTGAGCCTCATCAGCGCCGCCACAGTTCAGTAAGTACCGTGTCGTCAGGAGCTTACACACAATTCGTCTTCACCTGCGTAACTTCGCGCGTTAAAGTGAGGATTTCTCTTCCCACACCCAGAGAACCCCGCCAGGAGATGGATTAAGCCGCGCTGCTTGGCtacaatgttgttgttgttgttgttgttgtttaagagATATTACTGGCAGCCGGGAAATGGGTCTACTAGCAGTTGTTTTCATATTGTTGCTTCCTCGGTGATGGTAATAGCGGCAGTACTGATGTAGGAGCTGCTGACGgttgttttgctgttgttgaaGATGATGTTACTGTTGATTcctcactggtggtggtggtggtggcggcagtggtggtggtgctagtggtggtggtggtggtggtagtagtagtggttggtgAATAAAGCCTGGAGAGTTGTTTTTTGTCCTGCAGTTTCGAGTTTCAGTTGTTTTTACCAGTTTTCAATTTGTCActgctaccgctactactactactactactactactactactactactatcactactactactactaccgtatCACTTTTACAATAACTATCATCGCCTCttctcatcacctccaccatctgCACATTACACCTCCTACCCTCTATACATCACCATTGTACCACATGCTGCCCATCACCACCAAgtcaccaccacccttctctcatcaccaccatcaaatCACACCCATTCCCCATCGTCACAAGATTATTCCCGATTTCACTTACCCTCACAAACACATCACTGCCTGCTTCATTaacacatcctcaccaccaccaccaccaccaccaccaccaccaccactctctcctCAAGACCAAGTAATAAACAAGTCGTGATTGGAAGACTTTTACGGTTTCTTGCCTGATAGagactttttccttttcttctttctcttcttcctcctcttcctcctgctgctgttgcttctcctctatctcctatactctcttcttttttcgtttctttctcaattttttttgtcttgttaattttgttgttgttgttgttgttgttgttaatgtggtggtagtagtagtagtagcagcagtagtagtggtggtggtagtagtagtagtagtagtagtagtagtagtagtagtagtagtagtagtagtagtagtagtagtagtagtagtagtagtagttgttgttgttgttgttgttgttgttgttgttgttgttgttgttgttgttgttgttgttgttgttgttgttgttgttgttgttgttgttgttgttgttgttgttgttgttgttgttgttgttgttgttgttgttgttgttgttgttgttgttgttgttgttgttgttgttgttgttgttgttgttgttgttgttgttgttgttgttgttgttgttgttgttgttgttgttgttgttgttgttgttgttgttgttgttgttgttgttgttgttgttgttgttgttgttgttgttgttgttgttgttgttgttgttgttgttgttgttgttgttgttgttgttgttgttgttgcagtcttcttcttcttcttcttcttcttcttcttcttcttcttcttcttcttcttcttcttcttcttcttcttcttcttcttcttcttcttcttcttcttcttcttcttcttcttcttcttcttcttcttcttcttcttcttcttcttcttcttcttcttcttcttcttcttcttcttcttcttcttcttcttcttcttcttcttcttcttcttcttcttcttcttcttcttcttcttcttcttcttcttcttcttcttcttcttcttcttcttcttcttcttcttcttcttcttcttcttcttcttcttcttcttcttcttcttcttcttcttcttcttcttcttcttcttcttcttcttcttcttcttcttcttcttcttcttcttcttcttcttcttcttcttcttcttcttcttcttcttcttcttcttcttcttcttcttcttcttcttcttcttcttcttcttcttcttcttcttcttcttcttcttcttcttcttcttcttcttcttcttcttcttcttcttcttcttcttcttcttcttcttcttcttcttcttcttcttcttcttcttcttcttcttcttcttcttcttcttcttcttcttcttcttcttcttcttcttcttcttcttcttcttcttcttcttcttcttcttctcgtcctcctcctcctcctcctcctcctcctcctcctcctcctcctcctcctcctcctcctcctcttcttctccctcgaACTTTTCCTTTGTGCCTCCTCTCACTTCAGCACTTGCTTTGTCGCATGAATGTCTCTTTCTTCTAGTAATTTCTCACTTCCTAGTACATGTTGGCAATAACATCTCAGTTTCTCGTCGCTTTCCCTCTttcacgtgaaaaaaaaaaaggctggagAATGTTttggaaaaatgagaaataagcTTCTTTAATTGTCAAtcctcgcaaaaaaaaaaaaaaaaaaaagaatacaagaaaaaatgttCAGATTTGGTTTGCCACTTTAGCTCTAGAGTTACTTTAAATATTCCACTCTTAGAATAGTTCGTCATGGGAAAGTGAAAAAGGCAGACTCAAGGATTCTCAAAGTTTATCAGAGGAATGGATGGAAGAGTGAAATTGTTGTTAATGGTTGTATTGGTAAAGTGGACACAGTGGGAAGCGAGAGCATgcatagaattttttttttttttttttttgtatgtaggagggacatcggccaagggtaaaaaaaaaaggaaaaaaaaaaaaagcctagtgagatgccggtccccgaacagggtccaaagcggtagtcaaaaactgaaggataagtgtcttgcaacctccctcttgaaggagatcaagtcataggaaatgagaaatacagaagcaggcaagaagttccagagtttaccagagaaagggatgaattactgtgaatactggttaactcttgcattagagaggtggacagaataggggtgaaagaagaaagtcttgtgcagcgaggccgcgggaggaaggggaggcatgcagttagcaagatcagaagagcagttagcatgaaaatagcgatagaagacagctagagatgcaacattgcggcgatgagagagaggctgaagacagtcaattagaggagaggagttgacgagacgaaaagcttttgattccaccctgtctagaagagcggtatgagtggaaccccccctagacatgtgaagcatactccatacatggactgataaggcccatgtacagagttagcagctagggggggtgggtgagaaaaactggcggagacgtctcagaacacctaacttcatagaagctgttttagctaaagatgagatgttgaacttccatttcagattataagttaGTTGTGGTGGAAGTAAAAATTGctgtagtgttgtgtgtgtgtgtgtgtgtgtgtgtgtgtgtgtgtgtgtgtgtgtgtgtgtgtgtgtgtgatattgtgTAGAACGCCTTgtgctttccttttcctttccttcccagcctcccccatccttttctttctctttactgccttttcagtttatttctttctccttttgcttTGAAGAGATTTATCGTCTTTAATAAGGGAATATATATGACAGCGAAAAAGAAGATGGGAGAGAAATTAAATGTGATAAAGAAGATGTAGATAAGATAGTAAAGTGGATATAGGAACAGGTAGTAAAATATGACAGTGCTGGTTGATGTATAGAAAgccgataaagaaaaaaggtaagCAGAGTGAATATATTAGGTTATTTATATACAacggaaaaagaaaggtaaatagGAAACGATTGTGAAGCGGTTGTGTTATGTACAAAGtttcgttaaaaaaaaaaaaaggaagaagaaaagggggcgcaaaatcaaagaaaaagcaACTCCACGTGTGAAAAGAATCAGGAAatggtggaaaaagaaaatccgatgtgttcagagagagagagagagagagagagagagagagagagagagagagagagagagagagaatgggtagtTCAaaagcagctctctctctctctctctctctctctctctctctctctctctctctctctctctctctctctctctctctctctctctctctctctctctctctctctctctcacacacacacacacacacacacacacacacacacacacacacacacacacacacacacacacagaactgcAACAATTTTCTTTCCAACCAAATATTGACGAaaatggtaagagagagagagagagagagagagagagagagagagagagagagagagagagagagagagagagagagagaattttaatttgtttccaattttttttgtctttttattatattttctctattttttaacTTTCGTTTTGGTGATAAAAGTGTGAATTGTTAGTGCCACCTGAGCGTGTCACGTGATCAAAGGTGTGCACgggctggaagagagagagagagagagagagagaagagagagagagagagagaggagagaagagagagaggagagagagagaggaggagagagagagaggagagagagagaagagggagagagagagagaggaggaggaggggaggaggaggaggaggaggaggcgaaaggaaaaaataaaccaaggaaggaaaaagagaagaacaagggaCAATaaaggcagggaaaaaaaaagatagaaagtggtggaagacaaaggaaacaatgagggaaatgaaagggaaaagatgaggaacgaaggaaaaaagtgaaagaggaaggaaagggaagatagatagaaatgaaaaaaaatggaggaagagaaagaaagagagggaggaaggaatggaaagagaaagacaaaaggaaaaaaataggtggagtaaggaaagagaaagagaaaggaagcaagtttaggaaggaagaaaagataaaaatagaggaaggagggatggaaaagagaagaatgaaaaaagcaaagaatgaagaatgaaagggaaaagtggaaggaaggaaaataaaaactgatagaggtggaaaaaattaaaggggtaagggagaaggagaaaaagaaggaagtgataCAATGAGGAACAGGATGtatagaataaatgaaagagaaacagagggaaaagatggatggactaaggcaaggaaagaaagaaaggaaaggaaagg includes:
- the LOC135112777 gene encoding LOW QUALITY PROTEIN: C-type lectin domain family 6 member A-like (The sequence of the model RefSeq protein was modified relative to this genomic sequence to represent the inferred CDS: deleted 1 base in 1 codon), yielding MDTLQNVAASQEGLHRFLMGGSQLNLSGSDTTTVEGEVPESERNSNMVFFTRSVVAALNSGNNTQLDAILTEIKGLNFNFKKYFHSVACPEPFMNLGDECFSFQLEDKTWAESHQRCLELGGDLAIPKNLTEVRLFINANFPRKNRRNFWLGGIENNKVWEWLSGDPVHPALWHTNEPSGNGDCLAMFDGWERPLSDFPCENERRSICERVMRN